In Bombina bombina isolate aBomBom1 chromosome 6, aBomBom1.pri, whole genome shotgun sequence, a single genomic region encodes these proteins:
- the LOC128664039 gene encoding AN1-type zinc finger protein 3 homolog: MGDAGSERSNPPSLPPRCPCGFWGSSKTMNLCSKCFADFQKKQPDEDSSPSTSSSQSDMFPSETNSDNENTSIPTPTVTPTQPILTDLNVASPSKEECGPCTDTAHVSLTTPTKRSCDSDSQSEDDVSLMKRPRLLDSGDSSSRSKQKSRRRCFRCQIKLELVQQELGSCRCGYVFCMLHRLPEQHDCTFDHMGRGCEEAIIKIVKLDRKVGRSCQRIGEGCS; this comes from the coding sequence ATGGGAGACGCTGGCAGTGAGCGCAGTAACCCACCCAGCCTGCCCCCGCGCTGTCCCTGCGGATTCTGGGGGTCCAGTAAGACGATGAACCTTTGTTCTAAATGTTTTGCTGATTTCCAAAAGAAGCAGCCAGATGAGGACTCCTCCCCCAGCacaagcagcagccaatcagatatGTTCCCCAGTGAGACAAATAGTGACAACGAAAATACCTCGATACCCACGCCGACTGTTACCCCTACGCAGCCCATCCTGACAGACCTGAATGTAGCTTCTCCCAGCAAAGAGGAATGTGGGCCCTGCACAGATACAGCTCACGTCTCACTAACCACACCAACCAAAAGATCCTGCGACTCAGATTCTCAGTCAGAGGACGATGTCTCACTCATGAAACGACCTCGGCTACTAGACAGCGGGGACAGTAGCAGCAGATCCAAACAGAAGAGCCGTCGCCGCTGCTTCCGCTGCCAAATAAAACTGGAGCTGGTACAGCAAGAACTGGGATCATGTCGCTGTGGTTACGTGTTCTGTATGTTACACCGTCTCCCTGAACAGCACGACTGCACATTTGACCACATGGGCCGTGGTTGCGAGGAGGCTATTATAAAAATAGTGAAACTAGACCGGAAAGTTGGCAGGTCCTGCCAGCGCATTGGCGAGGGCTGCTCCTGA